The following coding sequences are from one Devosia yakushimensis window:
- the urtA gene encoding urea ABC transporter substrate-binding protein: protein MAVGLLAGTALPAVPALAQEDTIKVGILHSLSGTMAISETTLKDTMLFLIDEQNKKGGVLGKQLEPVVVDIASDWPLAAELARQLIEVDKVDVVFGCWTSVCRKSVLPVFEELNGLLFYPVQYEGEESQRNVFYTGAAPNQQAIPAVDYLANEEGVERWVLAGTDYVYPQTTNKILEQYLKDKGVAAEDIMVNYTPFGHSDWQTIVSDIKAFGSAGKKTAVVSTINGDANVPFYRELGNQGIDAADIPVVAFSVGEEELAGLDTAPLVGHLAAWNYFMSVDTPENEEFIAAWQAFIGSTDRVTNDPMEAHYIGFNMWVKAVEAAGTTDSDAVIDSIIGVAVPNLSGGLASMAPNHHITKPVLIGEIQDDGQFDIVYETPGLVLGDEWSDFLPESKPLIADWRAPLSCGNFNTATMTCGGATTP, encoded by the coding sequence ATGGCAGTGGGCCTGCTGGCCGGCACTGCCCTGCCAGCCGTGCCGGCACTGGCGCAGGAAGACACCATCAAGGTGGGCATCCTGCATTCGCTTTCGGGCACGATGGCGATCTCGGAAACCACGCTCAAGGACACGATGCTGTTCCTGATCGACGAGCAGAACAAAAAGGGCGGCGTTCTGGGCAAGCAGCTCGAGCCGGTTGTCGTCGATATCGCTTCGGATTGGCCGCTGGCCGCCGAACTGGCCCGCCAGCTGATCGAAGTCGACAAGGTCGACGTGGTGTTCGGCTGCTGGACTTCGGTGTGCCGCAAATCGGTGCTGCCAGTGTTCGAGGAACTGAACGGGCTGCTGTTCTACCCCGTGCAATATGAGGGCGAAGAAAGCCAGCGCAACGTGTTCTACACCGGCGCCGCGCCCAATCAGCAGGCCATTCCGGCCGTCGATTACCTGGCCAATGAAGAAGGCGTCGAGCGCTGGGTTCTGGCCGGCACCGACTATGTTTATCCGCAAACCACCAACAAGATCCTTGAGCAATATCTCAAGGACAAGGGCGTGGCCGCTGAAGACATCATGGTCAACTACACCCCATTCGGGCATTCCGATTGGCAGACCATCGTTTCCGACATCAAGGCCTTCGGCTCGGCCGGCAAGAAGACTGCCGTGGTCTCCACCATCAATGGCGACGCCAACGTGCCGTTCTACCGCGAACTGGGCAACCAGGGCATCGACGCCGCCGACATTCCGGTCGTCGCCTTCTCGGTGGGTGAAGAAGAACTCGCCGGTCTCGACACCGCTCCGCTGGTGGGGCACCTGGCCGCCTGGAACTACTTCATGTCGGTCGATACCCCCGAAAACGAAGAGTTCATTGCCGCCTGGCAGGCCTTTATCGGCAGCACCGACCGCGTGACCAATGACCCGATGGAAGCCCATTACATCGGCTTCAACATGTGGGTGAAGGCCGTGGAAGCCGCCGGCACCACCGATAGCGATGCCGTCATCGACTCCATCATCGGCGTCGCCGTGCCGAACCTCTCCGGTGGCCTCGCCTCCATGGCGCCGAACCATCACATCACCAAGCCCGTGCTGATCGGCGAAATCCAGGATGATGGCCAGTTCGACATCGTCTACGAAACTCCTGGCCTCGTACTGGGCGACGAGTGGAGCGACTTCCTGCCTGAATCCAAGCCCCTGATCGCCGATTGGCGGGCGCCTCTGTCGTGCGGCAATTTCAACACCGCCACCATGACCTGCGGCGGCGCGACCACCCCATAA
- a CDS encoding hybrid sensor histidine kinase/response regulator has protein sequence MARQRIIPIRREYNRWVADQTLEDYALRFTAKSARRYSSDTISQTAIGAISFLALEAIGGAITLSYGTTNAMIAVAIASIAILLVGVPISRYARRHGVDIDLLTRGASFGYIGSTITSLIYASFTFILFAIEASIMSSALQLAFGIPLWIGHIISAIIVIPLVTHGVRMISRFQIWTQPVWIILNIAPFFFIAFMDWEKFDLWRAFAGLGQPEGAAGSIAPFDVAKFGAASAVILALMTQIGEQVDFLRFLPAEGSSKLRHKLGIFLAGAGWVVVGAPKLLAGSFLAYLALSSGVSPEHASEPGYMYAIAFGYMIPNEVVALLLMAVFVVVSQLKINVMNAYAGSLAWSNFFSRLTHSHPGRVVWLLFNVGIALLLMELGIYRLLEETLGIFSIIAMAWLCSISADLFINKPLGLAPPGIEFKRAHLYDINPVGLGSMLLSAVVALVAHFGAFGEMAAALAPYIALVVAFIASPTIAWATKGKYYLARKPRKQWQNLKSVTCSICEHPFEPEDMAWCPAYAAPICSLCCSLDARCHDMCKPNAHFRAQTRAVAASVLPDWAVDKLQTRLGRYGVSFCISLALIGSILGLIYYFAAGAAPDTEEVVGGTILVVFFVFAVVAGIVAWFLVLAHDSRLVAEEESSRQNTLLMKEIAAHNRTDAALQKAKEVAEAANQAKSRYVVGLSHELRTPLNAVLGYAQILERDETVPAPRRSSVKVIRRSAEHLSGLIDGLLDISRIEAGRLQVYSNEINIHDFLSQIREMFRLQGEAKGLEFRYKVAPNLPQFVRTDEKRLRQILVNLLSNAIKFTDTGFVSFEVAYRSQVATFTVTDSGHGIGEADLGRVFEPFVRGEAERNRLTPGLGLGLTITKLLAETLGGEIQVQSTPGKGSTFKVRLMLARVERPAAKPHEELRIRTYSGPRRTIMVVDDNAEHREMMRELLVPLDFTVLTAVDGPHCLTLVEAIKPDLFFVDILMPGMNGWELVEKLRDGGQGAPIIMLSANIGDGLGQPTSDTGHNDSMAKPLNYGQLLDKLGAHLGISWVEDQPGMDAPVAPPANIVSPGADVVGELLALGEIGHVRGIDARLAALADDPRHGPLVAALRQQIETYDFDGYAAILNRVGENERS, from the coding sequence ATGGCGCGGCAGCGAATTATTCCGATCAGGCGCGAATATAATCGCTGGGTCGCCGACCAGACGCTTGAAGACTATGCGTTGCGCTTTACCGCAAAATCGGCGCGCCGATATTCCAGCGACACCATCTCGCAAACCGCGATAGGGGCCATCTCGTTCCTGGCGCTCGAAGCCATTGGCGGGGCCATCACGCTGTCCTATGGCACGACCAATGCGATGATCGCGGTGGCCATCGCCTCCATCGCCATCCTGCTGGTCGGGGTGCCCATCTCCCGCTATGCGCGGCGGCACGGCGTCGATATCGACCTGCTGACCCGGGGCGCCAGCTTTGGCTATATCGGCTCGACCATTACCTCGCTGATCTATGCCAGCTTCACCTTCATCCTCTTCGCCATCGAGGCCTCGATCATGTCGAGCGCCCTGCAATTGGCGTTCGGCATTCCGCTGTGGATCGGCCATATCATCAGCGCCATCATCGTTATTCCGCTGGTGACGCATGGCGTGCGCATGATCAGCCGGTTCCAGATCTGGACCCAGCCGGTCTGGATCATTCTCAATATCGCGCCGTTCTTTTTCATCGCCTTCATGGATTGGGAAAAGTTCGACCTCTGGCGCGCCTTTGCGGGCCTGGGCCAACCCGAAGGCGCGGCAGGCAGTATTGCGCCCTTCGATGTCGCCAAGTTCGGCGCGGCCTCGGCAGTGATTCTGGCGCTGATGACCCAGATCGGCGAGCAGGTCGACTTTTTGCGTTTTTTGCCTGCGGAGGGCAGTTCCAAGCTTCGTCACAAGCTGGGGATATTTTTGGCCGGGGCGGGGTGGGTCGTGGTCGGCGCGCCCAAGCTTTTGGCGGGTTCGTTCCTCGCTTATCTGGCGCTCTCGTCGGGCGTGTCGCCCGAACACGCCTCCGAGCCCGGCTATATGTATGCCATCGCCTTTGGCTACATGATCCCCAATGAGGTGGTGGCGCTGCTGCTGATGGCCGTGTTCGTGGTGGTCAGCCAGCTCAAGATCAATGTGATGAACGCCTATGCGGGCTCGCTCGCCTGGTCGAACTTCTTCTCGCGCCTGACCCATAGCCATCCCGGCCGCGTGGTCTGGCTGCTGTTCAATGTCGGCATTGCCCTGCTGCTGATGGAGCTGGGCATTTACCGGCTGCTAGAGGAAACCCTGGGCATTTTCTCGATCATCGCCATGGCCTGGCTGTGCTCGATTTCGGCTGACCTCTTCATCAACAAGCCGCTGGGCCTCGCACCGCCCGGCATCGAGTTCAAGCGCGCCCATCTCTATGACATCAACCCGGTGGGCCTGGGCTCCATGCTGCTGTCGGCCGTGGTGGCGCTGGTGGCTCATTTCGGCGCCTTTGGCGAAATGGCTGCGGCTTTGGCGCCCTATATCGCGCTGGTCGTGGCTTTCATCGCCTCGCCCACCATCGCCTGGGCGACCAAGGGCAAATATTATCTGGCCCGCAAACCGCGCAAGCAGTGGCAGAACCTCAAATCAGTCACCTGCTCGATCTGCGAACATCCCTTCGAGCCCGAAGACATGGCGTGGTGCCCCGCCTATGCCGCTCCGATCTGCTCGCTGTGCTGTTCGCTTGATGCGCGCTGCCATGACATGTGCAAGCCCAATGCGCATTTCCGCGCGCAGACCCGCGCCGTCGCCGCGAGCGTCCTGCCTGATTGGGCCGTGGACAAGCTGCAGACAAGGCTGGGCCGCTATGGTGTGTCGTTCTGCATTTCGCTGGCGCTGATCGGCTCCATTTTGGGCCTGATCTATTATTTCGCCGCGGGGGCGGCGCCCGATACCGAAGAGGTGGTGGGTGGCACGATCCTCGTCGTCTTCTTCGTCTTTGCGGTGGTGGCGGGCATTGTCGCCTGGTTCCTGGTGCTGGCGCATGACAGTCGCCTCGTGGCCGAGGAAGAAAGCTCGCGCCAGAACACCCTGCTGATGAAGGAAATCGCCGCCCATAATCGCACCGACGCGGCCCTGCAAAAGGCCAAGGAAGTGGCCGAAGCCGCCAATCAGGCCAAGAGCCGTTATGTGGTGGGTCTCAGCCACGAATTGCGCACCCCGCTCAATGCCGTGCTGGGCTATGCGCAAATCCTGGAACGCGACGAGACCGTGCCCGCGCCGCGCCGTTCCTCGGTCAAGGTCATCCGCCGCAGCGCCGAGCATCTGTCCGGCCTGATCGATGGGCTGCTCGACATTTCCCGCATCGAGGCGGGGCGGCTGCAGGTCTATTCCAACGAGATCAATATCCACGATTTCCTCAGCCAGATACGCGAAATGTTCCGGCTGCAGGGCGAGGCCAAGGGGCTGGAATTCCGCTACAAGGTCGCGCCCAACCTGCCGCAATTCGTGCGCACCGATGAAAAGCGGTTGCGGCAGATTCTGGTCAATCTGCTGTCCAACGCCATCAAATTCACCGATACGGGCTTTGTTTCGTTCGAGGTCGCCTATCGCTCGCAGGTGGCGACCTTCACCGTCACCGATAGCGGCCATGGCATTGGCGAGGCGGATCTGGGCCGGGTGTTCGAGCCCTTTGTGCGCGGCGAGGCCGAGCGCAATCGGCTGACGCCGGGGTTGGGCTTGGGGCTCACCATCACCAAGCTGCTGGCGGAAACGCTGGGCGGGGAAATCCAGGTGCAGAGTACGCCGGGCAAGGGCTCTACCTTCAAGGTGCGGCTCATGCTCGCTCGCGTGGAACGCCCCGCCGCCAAGCCGCATGAGGAACTGCGCATCCGCACCTATAGCGGGCCGCGCCGCACCATCATGGTGGTTGACGACAATGCCGAACACCGCGAAATGATGCGCGAATTGCTGGTGCCGCTCGACTTTACCGTGCTGACGGCGGTCGATGGTCCGCATTGCCTCACCCTGGTCGAGGCCATCAAGCCGGACCTGTTCTTCGTGGATATTCTGATGCCCGGAATGAATGGCTGGGAGCTGGTGGAAAAGCTGCGTGATGGCGGGCAGGGCGCTCCCATCATCATGCTCTCGGCCAATATCGGCGATGGCCTGGGCCAGCCCACCAGCGATACCGGCCACAATGACAGCATGGCCAAACCGCTGAATTACGGCCAGCTGCTCGACAAGCTCGGGGCGCATCTGGGTATTAGCTGGGTCGAGGATCAACCGGGGATGGATGCACCGGTGGCCCCACCAGCGAACATTGTTTCACCCGGTGCCGATGTGGTGGGTGAATTGCTGGCTTTGGGCGAGATCGGTCATGTCCGGGGCATCGATGCCCGGCTCGCGGCGCTAGCCGATGATCCGCGTCATGGTCCGCTGGTCGCGGCTTTGCGCCAGCAGATCGAGACCTACGATTTCGACGGCTATGCCGCGATCCTCAACCGCGTGGGCGAAAATGAGCGAAGTTGA
- a CDS encoding response regulator transcription factor, which yields MSEVEKQYIALVVDDSIESLSFLTTALEAEGVTVLLARSGEAALGIAGKIVPDIILMDAVMPGLDGFETCKRLKATSSVAQVPVIFMTGLTETEHIVHALDVGGVDYLTKPINLDELRARIRVHLANARRAQSARVALDAAGRHLMALSSGGVTLWATPQAGKLLERTMPGMDASGFIANQVRPWLDARAGANSIAGDSLMLEPGNGARIQLMCLGMIGADEYLFRLLTPGDENQDGILRRQFGLTQRESEVLLWIARGKSNRDIGDILGLSPRTVNKHLEQVYSKLGVENRASAAIRATHILQSSLED from the coding sequence ATGAGCGAAGTTGAGAAACAATATATCGCCCTGGTGGTCGACGATTCCATCGAATCGTTGAGCTTCCTCACCACGGCTCTGGAGGCGGAGGGCGTCACGGTCCTCTTGGCCCGCAGCGGTGAGGCGGCGCTTGGTATTGCCGGCAAGATCGTGCCCGATATCATCCTGATGGATGCCGTCATGCCGGGGCTCGATGGCTTTGAAACCTGCAAGCGGCTCAAAGCCACTTCTAGCGTCGCGCAGGTGCCGGTCATCTTCATGACCGGGCTGACCGAGACTGAGCATATCGTGCATGCGCTCGATGTGGGCGGGGTGGATTATCTCACCAAGCCCATCAATCTCGATGAATTGCGCGCCCGCATCCGCGTGCATCTGGCCAATGCCCGCCGGGCGCAGAGCGCGCGGGTGGCGCTCGACGCTGCCGGCCGGCATTTGATGGCGCTGTCCAGCGGTGGCGTGACGCTATGGGCGACGCCGCAGGCGGGTAAGCTATTGGAGCGCACCATGCCCGGCATGGACGCCTCGGGTTTCATTGCCAATCAGGTCCGGCCCTGGCTGGATGCTCGCGCCGGCGCCAATTCCATTGCCGGCGACAGCCTGATGCTGGAGCCCGGCAATGGCGCGCGTATCCAGCTCATGTGTCTGGGCATGATCGGGGCCGACGAATATCTGTTCCGCCTGCTCACGCCGGGCGACGAGAACCAGGATGGCATCCTGCGTCGTCAATTTGGCCTGACGCAGCGCGAAAGCGAAGTGCTGCTGTGGATCGCCCGCGGCAAGTCCAATCGCGATATTGGCGATATTCTGGGCCTCAGCCCCCGCACCGTGAACAAGCATCTCGAACAGGTCTATTCGAAGCTTGGCGTGGAAAACCGCGCCTCGGCGGCCATCCGCGCCACCCATATCCTGCAGTCCTCGCTGGAGGATTGA
- a CDS encoding M16 family metallopeptidase — protein MTRLFPLRHALALFAALFTLLLSLPAQAEIQFQEVTSPLGIKAWLMEDHSLPLITIRFAFEGGTTQDPVGKEGLANLMTALFDEGAGDLDSEAFQIELDNVGAEMSFVADNDAVYGAMRLLTEQRDEALDLFKLAIEAPRFDQNPIDRMRAQIVAGIVAAAQDPSTAAQNLWAQTLYGDHPYARRREGTPETLASITADDLRSLHQAIFARANLHVGIVGDIDAEAAGAMLDMVFGTLPEQPDLTPIADVEPVLGQELEVNYPLPQTAIYLAYPGIRRDAPDYFAAYLMNEILGGGSILSRLTAEVREKRGLAYNITSALLNFQHTEMLIIGTATRADRAEETLAVAQEVIARLAENGPTEAELASAKKYVIGSYPINELNSSSAIANTLVGPDLRNLGIDHLTRRQELIEAVSVADVKAVAAKLLGVKPTTLLIGPEAQPAP, from the coding sequence ATGACCAGACTTTTCCCGCTCCGCCATGCGCTGGCGCTGTTTGCCGCGCTATTCACATTGCTGCTGAGCCTGCCTGCACAGGCCGAGATTCAGTTCCAGGAGGTCACCTCGCCCCTGGGCATCAAGGCCTGGCTGATGGAAGACCATTCGCTGCCCCTGATCACCATCCGCTTCGCCTTCGAGGGCGGCACGACGCAGGACCCCGTGGGCAAGGAGGGCCTTGCCAACCTGATGACCGCCCTGTTCGACGAGGGCGCGGGCGATCTCGACAGCGAGGCTTTCCAGATCGAGCTGGACAATGTCGGGGCGGAGATGAGTTTCGTCGCCGACAATGACGCGGTCTATGGGGCGATGCGCCTACTGACCGAGCAGCGCGACGAGGCATTGGACCTGTTCAAGCTCGCCATCGAGGCGCCGCGCTTCGACCAGAACCCGATCGACCGCATGCGCGCCCAGATCGTCGCCGGCATTGTCGCCGCTGCCCAGGACCCCAGCACGGCGGCGCAAAATCTCTGGGCCCAGACGCTTTATGGCGACCATCCCTATGCCCGCCGCCGCGAGGGAACGCCCGAAACCCTTGCGAGCATTACCGCGGACGACCTGCGGAGCCTGCACCAGGCCATTTTCGCGCGGGCAAACCTGCATGTCGGCATTGTCGGCGATATCGATGCCGAAGCAGCCGGCGCGATGCTGGACATGGTGTTCGGCACATTGCCCGAGCAGCCGGACCTGACGCCGATCGCCGATGTCGAACCCGTGCTCGGCCAGGAGCTGGAGGTCAACTATCCTCTGCCGCAGACCGCCATCTACCTGGCCTATCCCGGCATCAGGCGCGATGCGCCCGACTATTTCGCCGCCTATCTGATGAACGAAATCCTCGGCGGCGGCAGCATCCTGTCCCGGCTTACCGCCGAAGTGCGCGAAAAGCGTGGATTGGCCTATAACATCACCTCGGCGCTGCTCAATTTCCAGCACACCGAAATGCTCATCATCGGCACGGCCACGCGCGCCGACCGGGCCGAGGAAACCCTGGCCGTCGCCCAGGAGGTCATCGCCCGCCTCGCGGAAAATGGCCCCACCGAAGCCGAGCTGGCCTCGGCCAAGAAATATGTGATCGGCTCCTACCCCATCAACGAGCTGAACTCGTCGAGCGCCATCGCCAATACGCTGGTTGGTCCGGACCTGCGCAATCTGGGGATCGACCATCTGACGCGGCGCCAGGAACTGATCGAAGCGGTGAGCGTGGCGGACGTAAAGGCCGTCGCCGCCAAGCTGCTGGGCGTAAAACCGACAACCCTGCTGATCGGACCGGAAGCGCAACCAGCGCCTTAG
- a CDS encoding M16 family metallopeptidase, producing MFKTAMAFALTALLAAPVLAKEQVQPEAVAEQFVLDNGLEVVVIPNRRAPIVTHMVWYKVGSADEPAGKSGIAHFLEHLMFKGTARHPAGELDRAVTEIGGTGNAFTTNDVTAYYQVVPPDALASMMDFEADRMRGLILTEDVIGSERDVVLEERRMRTDSNPQALLQEEVYATLFQNHPYRIPTIGWMHEMEQLNRADAVAFYNQYYAPNNAVLVVAGDVDVDEVRALAEASYGAVPRGPALPPRVRPAEPQHDTQRTVTLADPRVGIASFTKSWIVPTYRSAENGEAEALDLLSEILGGGSRSRLYQQIIVKDGIGASAGTRYDGGAYDDSTFMLYGAPQPEHTLADVEGAISEQLALLIKDGVTEAELESAKARYVRSMIFARDVQFSMAHIYGAELANGGNIETLAEWPDRIRDVTAEQVQAVAAKYLDPSLSVTSYLLPSDAGAQ from the coding sequence ATGTTCAAAACCGCCATGGCCTTCGCCCTGACCGCGCTGCTTGCCGCGCCAGTTCTGGCCAAAGAACAGGTGCAGCCCGAGGCCGTGGCCGAGCAATTTGTGCTCGATAATGGCTTGGAGGTCGTGGTGATCCCCAATCGCCGCGCGCCCATCGTCACCCATATGGTCTGGTACAAGGTGGGCAGCGCCGACGAGCCGGCGGGGAAATCGGGCATCGCCCATTTTCTCGAGCACCTGATGTTCAAGGGCACGGCGCGCCACCCCGCGGGCGAACTCGATCGCGCCGTCACCGAAATCGGCGGGACCGGCAATGCCTTCACCACCAATGACGTCACCGCTTATTACCAGGTGGTGCCGCCCGATGCCCTCGCGTCCATGATGGATTTCGAGGCCGACCGCATGCGCGGGCTGATCCTCACCGAAGATGTCATCGGCTCCGAACGCGACGTGGTGCTGGAGGAGCGCCGCATGCGCACCGACAGCAATCCGCAGGCGCTGCTGCAGGAGGAAGTCTACGCCACCCTGTTCCAGAACCATCCCTATCGCATCCCCACCATCGGCTGGATGCATGAGATGGAACAGCTCAACCGGGCCGATGCCGTCGCTTTCTACAATCAGTATTATGCGCCTAACAACGCCGTGCTGGTGGTGGCGGGCGATGTCGATGTGGACGAAGTCCGCGCCCTTGCCGAGGCCAGTTATGGCGCGGTGCCGCGCGGCCCTGCCCTGCCGCCGCGTGTTCGGCCTGCCGAACCCCAGCATGACACCCAGCGCACCGTTACCCTCGCCGACCCGCGCGTGGGCATTGCCAGTTTCACCAAATCCTGGATCGTCCCCACTTACCGCTCCGCTGAAAATGGCGAGGCCGAAGCACTGGACCTGCTGTCGGAAATCCTGGGCGGAGGAAGCCGTAGCCGGCTTTATCAGCAGATTATCGTCAAGGACGGCATCGGCGCATCGGCGGGCACCCGCTACGATGGCGGCGCCTATGACGACAGCACCTTCATGCTCTATGGCGCCCCGCAACCCGAGCACACCCTGGCCGATGTCGAAGGCGCCATCAGCGAACAACTGGCCCTGCTGATCAAGGATGGCGTCACCGAGGCGGAACTGGAAAGCGCCAAGGCGCGCTATGTGCGCTCCATGATCTTTGCCCGCGATGTGCAATTCAGCATGGCCCATATCTATGGTGCCGAACTGGCCAATGGGGGCAACATCGAAACCCTGGCCGAGTGGCCCGACCGCATCCGCGACGTCACCGCCGAACAGGTACAGGCCGTGGCGGCGAAATATCTCGACCCTTCCCTTTCCGTGACCAGCTATCTGCTGCCCAGCGACGCCGGAGCCCAGTGA
- a CDS encoding TolB family protein encodes MTFIFPRRGRSLAAGQRSDLTVIDLDGNADVIFSSTEVIEAPNWSADGQWLVFNAGGRLYRIAATGGQPEQIDTGALADLNNDHVLSPDGTSIYVSSDDGHLYAVPVTGGTPQRVSNTHPTPFHYYLHGISPDGATLSYVAIEQRNGERQVNVFTIPTAGGPDTRLTDLSVPNDGPEYSPDGRWIYFNSELAASRPGHAQVFRMSAADGSGLEQLTFDSYVNWFPHLSPDGSLVALLSYPQGTTGHPADKDVLLRLMSPEGDELRTLASFFGGQGTINVNSWAPDSRRLAYMAYPRG; translated from the coding sequence GTGACCTTCATCTTTCCGCGCCGCGGCCGCTCCCTGGCCGCCGGCCAGCGCTCTGATCTGACCGTCATCGACCTCGACGGCAATGCCGATGTCATCTTCAGCTCGACCGAAGTCATCGAAGCGCCCAATTGGTCCGCCGATGGGCAATGGCTGGTCTTCAATGCCGGCGGGCGGCTCTATCGTATCGCCGCCACGGGTGGCCAGCCCGAGCAGATCGATACCGGCGCGCTGGCCGATCTCAATAACGACCACGTGCTATCGCCCGACGGCACCAGCATTTACGTCAGCTCTGACGATGGACACCTCTATGCCGTGCCTGTCACAGGCGGCACTCCGCAGCGCGTTTCCAATACGCATCCCACTCCGTTCCACTATTATCTGCATGGCATCTCGCCCGACGGTGCCACGCTCTCCTACGTCGCCATCGAACAGCGCAATGGCGAGCGGCAGGTCAATGTTTTCACCATTCCCACCGCTGGCGGACCCGATACGCGGCTGACCGATCTCAGCGTTCCCAATGACGGGCCGGAATATTCGCCCGATGGCCGCTGGATCTATTTCAACTCCGAGCTGGCCGCGAGCCGGCCGGGCCATGCCCAGGTCTTCCGCATGAGCGCAGCCGATGGCAGCGGGCTCGAGCAGCTGACCTTCGACAGCTACGTCAACTGGTTTCCCCACCTCTCGCCCGATGGTTCGCTCGTGGCCCTCCTGAGTTATCCCCAAGGCACCACGGGACACCCCGCGGACAAGGACGTGTTGCTGCGCCTGATGTCGCCCGAGGGCGACGAATTGCGCACGCTGGCCAGCTTCTTCGGCGGTCAGGGCACGATCAATGTCAATTCCTGGGCCCCCGACAGCCGGCGCCTGGCCTATATGGCCTATCCGCGGGGGTGA
- the ettA gene encoding energy-dependent translational throttle protein EttA, protein MARQFIYHMHGMSKAYAGGKKVLDNIHLSFYPDAKIGVLGPNGSGKSTLLKIMAGIDTEFQGEAWVAQGAKVGYLSQEPELDPALNVLGNVMTGVKEKKAIIDRYNELMMEYSDETADEAAKLQDQIDAENLWDLESQVEVAMEALGCPPGDADVTKLSGGERRRVALCALLLSKPDLLLLDEPTNHLDAETTAWLERHLREFEGAVLIITHDRYFLDNVTGWILELDRGRGVPYEGNYSAYLAAKAKRFAQEKSEDAARAKVLEREREWMGQSPQARQSKSKARLKAYDELVKINEARTQSSTAQIIIPPGERLGQNVIDIEGLSKSYGDRVLIDNLTFKLPPGGIVGIIGPNGAGKTTLFRMLTGQEKPDAGSVTVAESVHLGYVDQSRDSLNPNKTVWEEISEGDEVLMLGKREVNSRAYTSSFNFKGGDQQQKVGNLSGGQRNRVHLAKMLKSGANVLLLDEPTNDLDTETLAALEEALEEFAGCAVIISHDRMFLDRLATHMLAFEGDSHVEWFEGNFADYEADKIRRLGADAVNPKRATYKPLTR, encoded by the coding sequence ATGGCTCGCCAGTTCATCTACCACATGCACGGAATGTCCAAAGCCTATGCCGGCGGCAAGAAGGTGTTGGACAATATCCATCTCAGCTTCTACCCCGACGCCAAGATCGGCGTGCTCGGTCCCAATGGCTCGGGCAAGTCGACCCTGCTCAAGATCATGGCCGGCATCGACACCGAATTCCAGGGTGAAGCCTGGGTCGCCCAGGGTGCCAAGGTCGGCTATCTCAGCCAGGAGCCCGAGCTTGATCCGGCGCTGAACGTGCTCGGCAATGTCATGACCGGGGTCAAGGAAAAGAAGGCCATTATCGATCGTTACAACGAGCTGATGATGGAATATTCCGACGAGACGGCCGACGAGGCCGCCAAGCTGCAGGACCAGATCGACGCCGAGAATCTGTGGGATCTCGAATCGCAGGTCGAGGTGGCCATGGAAGCCTTGGGCTGCCCCCCGGGCGATGCCGATGTCACCAAGCTTTCGGGTGGCGAACGCCGCCGTGTCGCGCTCTGCGCGCTGCTGCTCTCCAAGCCCGACCTGCTGCTGCTCGACGAACCGACCAACCATCTGGATGCCGAAACCACGGCCTGGCTCGAGCGCCATCTGCGCGAGTTCGAGGGTGCGGTGCTGATCATCACCCACGATCGCTACTTCCTCGACAATGTCACCGGCTGGATTCTCGAGCTCGATCGCGGCCGCGGCGTGCCCTATGAGGGCAATTACTCGGCCTATCTGGCCGCCAAGGCCAAGCGCTTCGCCCAGGAAAAGAGCGAAGATGCGGCTCGCGCCAAGGTGCTGGAACGCGAACGCGAATGGATGGGGCAGTCGCCGCAGGCGCGCCAGTCCAAGTCCAAGGCCCGCCTCAAGGCCTATGACGAACTGGTCAAGATCAACGAGGCCCGCACCCAGTCCTCGACCGCCCAGATCATCATTCCGCCCGGCGAACGGCTGGGGCAGAACGTCATCGACATCGAGGGGCTCTCCAAGTCCTATGGCGATCGCGTTTTGATCGACAATCTGACCTTCAAGCTGCCCCCGGGCGGCATTGTGGGCATTATCGGCCCGAACGGCGCCGGCAAGACCACTCTGTTCCGCATGCTGACCGGCCAGGAAAAGCCCGATGCGGGCAGCGTCACCGTGGCCGAGAGTGTGCATCTGGGCTATGTCGACCAGAGCCGCGACAGCCTCAACCCGAACAAGACCGTCTGGGAAGAAATCTCGGAAGGCGACGAAGTGCTGATGCTGGGCAAGCGCGAGGTCAATTCGCGTGCCTATACCAGCTCGTTCAACTTCAAGGGCGGCGACCAACAACAGAAGGTGGGCAATCTCTCGGGCGGGCAGCGCAATCGCGTGCATCTGGCCAAGATGCTCAAGAGCGGCGCCAACGTCCTGCTGCTTGACGAGCCGACCAATGATCTGGACACCGAAACCCTCGCCGCGCTCGAAGAGGCGCTGGAGGAATTCGCCGGTTGCGCCGTGATCATCAGCCACGATCGCATGTTCCTCGATCGCCTGGCGACCCACATGCTGGCCTTCGAGGGCGATAGCCATGTGGAATGGTTCGAAGGCAATTTCGCCGATTACGAAGCCGACAAGATCCGGCGCCTCGGCGCCGATGCGGTCAACCCCAAGCGCGCGACTTACAAGCCGCTGACGCGGTAG